In a single window of the Thunnus albacares chromosome 1, fThuAlb1.1, whole genome shotgun sequence genome:
- the LOC122985573 gene encoding non-muscle caldesmon-like isoform X1, with product MADSIRRKSSSKQLLLNLIRVTAQRSQEDAEEVERERRRRAREKQRGEGSPSWPEPPQNNSLSHNTMSDEELKPSCCLVLDEDEGFSDWSHRLENRNESEAQCDSRTREQRPSTLQWKPDKKEKQQEDEEKQGWEPERSSRSLEASTRPPEKLSSNKKEVRTSYSSSVFLPQDARLQHAAGQPVDRTTYLVAGTMKPRGGACQLDGAVKQEEQEAQQEEVQAAVQRVWRSAETRKDLTDEDDQEEEELSFTHEEKEDLHFMTEERQKEEEEEQRMLYERSMEDRDRRTEEVNRRSEASLCSSKAAAAGEEPLNCYGPMSPTFKKLLIQFYPDEVNSRVSTDGKCTITERTESLRKSTSNIKKTPPPVPVSKIDKRLEQYTHALELSSKEGRSGVQVLTDLMSPTEPVASKKNLFEAGDAWNQNAISVTPSKDADGLKVGVADLINQWVKGGEDGSRCSSPSKPADIKPGDVLNKKNLWEGLTDTLSPGKEGKESSAGKRYKFVVTGHGKYEKVSVDDCGEDANCQSDGQFHEDL from the exons ATGGCAGACTCCATCAGAAGAAAAAGCTCCAGCAAACAGCTCCTGCTGAACCTCATCAG GGTGACGGCCCAGCGGAGCCAGGAGGAtgcagaggaggtggagagggagcGAAGGAGGAGAGCCAGggagaagcagagaggagaggggagccCCTCCTGGCCAGAGCCCCCCCAAAACAACAGCCTCTCTCACAACACAAT GTCGGATGAGGAGCTGAAGCCCAGCTGCTGCCTGGTTCTGGACGAGGACGAGGGCTTCAGCGACTGGAGCCACAGGTTGGAGAACCGTAACGAGTCGGAGGCGCAATGTGACAGCAGGACCAGAGAGCAGAGACCTTCAACACTACAGTGGAAACCagacaaaaaggagaaacagcaggaggatgaagagaagCAAGGATGGGAGCCAGAGCGAAGCAGCCGATCCCTGGAAGCTTCAACAAGACCTCCAGAGAAG TTGTCCAGCAACAAAAAGGAAGTCAGGACATCATACAGCTCATCGGTCTTCCTGCCGCAGGATGCCAGACTACAGCACGCCGCCGGCCAACCAGTAGACAGGACAACCTACCTGGTGGCAGGGACGATGAAGCCACG TGGAGGGGCCTGCCAGCTGGACGGAGCGgtgaagcaggaggagcaggaggcgCAGCAGGAAGAGGTTCAGGCAGCTGTGCAGAGAGTGTGGAGGTCAGCAGAGACCCGAAAGGACCTCACAGATGAGGACGACCAGGAGGAAGAAGAGCTGAGCTTCACACATGAAGAAAAGGAAGATCTCCACTTCATGACAGAGGAGAGacaaaaggaggaagaagaagagcagaggatGCTGTATGAG AGGTCAATGGAGGACAGAGACCGGAGAACTGAGGAGGTGAACAGGAGGTCTGAAGCTTCTCTTTGCAGCAGcaaagcagctgcagcaggcgaGGAGCCATTAAACTGCTACGGTCCCATGAGCCCGACGTTCAAG AAACTCCTCATTCAGTTTTACCCA GATGAAGTGAACAGCAGAGTCTCAACAGACGGTAAATGCACG ATCACAGAGCGAACAGAGTCTCTGAGAAAAAG CACCAGCAATATAAAGAAAACGCCACCACCTGTCCCTGTTTCCAAGATTGACAAGAGACTGGAGCAGTACACACATGCTCTCGAG cTTTCCTCAAAGGAAGGCAGATCAGGCGTTCAGGTGCTGACGGATCTGATGAGTCCAACCGAACCCGTCGCCTCCAAAAAGAACCTGTTTGAGGCCGGAGACGCCTGGAATCAAAACGCCATCTCAGTCACGCCATCTAAG GATGCAGATGGTTTAAAAGTCGGAGTGGCTGATCTCATCAACCAGTGGGTGaaaggaggagaagatggaAGCAGGTGCAGCTCACCCTCCAAACCAGCA GACATTAAACCTGGTGATGTTTTAAACAAGAAGAACTTATGGGAGGGTCTCACTGACACTTTATCCCCTGGAAAGGAAGGCAAA GAGAGCTCTGCTGGTAAAAGATACAAATTTGTGGTGACGGGTCACGGAAAGTACGAGAAGGTTTCTGTTGACGACTGCGGTGAAGATGCAAACTGCCAGTCAG
- the LOC122985573 gene encoding lymphocyte-specific protein 1-like isoform X3 produces the protein MADSIRRKSSSKQLLLNLIRVTAQRSQEDAEEVERERRRRAREKQRGEGSPSWPEPPQNNSLSHNTMSDEELKPSCCLVLDEDEGFSDWSHRLENRNESEAQCDSRTREQRPSTLQWKPDKKEKQQEDEEKQGWEPERSSRSLEASTRPPEKLSSNKKEVRTSYSSSVFLPQDARLQHAAGQPVDRTTYLVAGTMKPRGGACQLDGAVKQEEQEAQQEEVQAAVQRVWRSAETRKDLTDEDDQEEEELSFTHEEKEDLHFMTEERQKEEEEEQRMLYERSMEDRDRRTEEVNRRSEASLCSSKAAAAGEEPLNCYGPMSPTFKKLLIQFYPDEVNSRVSTDGKCTITERTESLRKSTSNIKKTPPPVPVSKIDKRLEQYTHALELSSKEGRSGVQVLTDLMSPTEPVASKKNLFEAGDAWNQNAISVTPSKDADGLKVGVADLINQWVKGGEDGSRCSSPSKPAESSAGKRYKFVVTGHGKYEKVSVDDCGEDANCQSDGQFHEDL, from the exons ATGGCAGACTCCATCAGAAGAAAAAGCTCCAGCAAACAGCTCCTGCTGAACCTCATCAG GGTGACGGCCCAGCGGAGCCAGGAGGAtgcagaggaggtggagagggagcGAAGGAGGAGAGCCAGggagaagcagagaggagaggggagccCCTCCTGGCCAGAGCCCCCCCAAAACAACAGCCTCTCTCACAACACAAT GTCGGATGAGGAGCTGAAGCCCAGCTGCTGCCTGGTTCTGGACGAGGACGAGGGCTTCAGCGACTGGAGCCACAGGTTGGAGAACCGTAACGAGTCGGAGGCGCAATGTGACAGCAGGACCAGAGAGCAGAGACCTTCAACACTACAGTGGAAACCagacaaaaaggagaaacagcaggaggatgaagagaagCAAGGATGGGAGCCAGAGCGAAGCAGCCGATCCCTGGAAGCTTCAACAAGACCTCCAGAGAAG TTGTCCAGCAACAAAAAGGAAGTCAGGACATCATACAGCTCATCGGTCTTCCTGCCGCAGGATGCCAGACTACAGCACGCCGCCGGCCAACCAGTAGACAGGACAACCTACCTGGTGGCAGGGACGATGAAGCCACG TGGAGGGGCCTGCCAGCTGGACGGAGCGgtgaagcaggaggagcaggaggcgCAGCAGGAAGAGGTTCAGGCAGCTGTGCAGAGAGTGTGGAGGTCAGCAGAGACCCGAAAGGACCTCACAGATGAGGACGACCAGGAGGAAGAAGAGCTGAGCTTCACACATGAAGAAAAGGAAGATCTCCACTTCATGACAGAGGAGAGacaaaaggaggaagaagaagagcagaggatGCTGTATGAG AGGTCAATGGAGGACAGAGACCGGAGAACTGAGGAGGTGAACAGGAGGTCTGAAGCTTCTCTTTGCAGCAGcaaagcagctgcagcaggcgaGGAGCCATTAAACTGCTACGGTCCCATGAGCCCGACGTTCAAG AAACTCCTCATTCAGTTTTACCCA GATGAAGTGAACAGCAGAGTCTCAACAGACGGTAAATGCACG ATCACAGAGCGAACAGAGTCTCTGAGAAAAAG CACCAGCAATATAAAGAAAACGCCACCACCTGTCCCTGTTTCCAAGATTGACAAGAGACTGGAGCAGTACACACATGCTCTCGAG cTTTCCTCAAAGGAAGGCAGATCAGGCGTTCAGGTGCTGACGGATCTGATGAGTCCAACCGAACCCGTCGCCTCCAAAAAGAACCTGTTTGAGGCCGGAGACGCCTGGAATCAAAACGCCATCTCAGTCACGCCATCTAAG GATGCAGATGGTTTAAAAGTCGGAGTGGCTGATCTCATCAACCAGTGGGTGaaaggaggagaagatggaAGCAGGTGCAGCTCACCCTCCAAACCAGCA GAGAGCTCTGCTGGTAAAAGATACAAATTTGTGGTGACGGGTCACGGAAAGTACGAGAAGGTTTCTGTTGACGACTGCGGTGAAGATGCAAACTGCCAGTCAG
- the LOC122985573 gene encoding non-muscle caldesmon-like isoform X2, whose product MQRRWRGSEGGEPGRSREERGAPPGQSPPKTTASLTTQCESDEELKPSCCLVLDEDEGFSDWSHRLENRNESEAQCDSRTREQRPSTLQWKPDKKEKQQEDEEKQGWEPERSSRSLEASTRPPEKLSSNKKEVRTSYSSSVFLPQDARLQHAAGQPVDRTTYLVAGTMKPRGGACQLDGAVKQEEQEAQQEEVQAAVQRVWRSAETRKDLTDEDDQEEEELSFTHEEKEDLHFMTEERQKEEEEEQRMLYERSMEDRDRRTEEVNRRSEASLCSSKAAAAGEEPLNCYGPMSPTFKKLLIQFYPDEVNSRVSTDGKCTITERTESLRKSTSNIKKTPPPVPVSKIDKRLEQYTHALELSSKEGRSGVQVLTDLMSPTEPVASKKNLFEAGDAWNQNAISVTPSKDADGLKVGVADLINQWVKGGEDGSRCSSPSKPADIKPGDVLNKKNLWEGLTDTLSPGKEGKESSAGKRYKFVVTGHGKYEKVSVDDCGEDANCQSDGQFHEDL is encoded by the exons AtgcagaggaggtggagagggagcGAAGGAGGAGAGCCAGggagaagcagagaggagaggggagccCCTCCTGGCCAGAGCCCCCCCAAAACAACAGCCTCTCTCACAACACAATGTGA GTCGGATGAGGAGCTGAAGCCCAGCTGCTGCCTGGTTCTGGACGAGGACGAGGGCTTCAGCGACTGGAGCCACAGGTTGGAGAACCGTAACGAGTCGGAGGCGCAATGTGACAGCAGGACCAGAGAGCAGAGACCTTCAACACTACAGTGGAAACCagacaaaaaggagaaacagcaggaggatgaagagaagCAAGGATGGGAGCCAGAGCGAAGCAGCCGATCCCTGGAAGCTTCAACAAGACCTCCAGAGAAG TTGTCCAGCAACAAAAAGGAAGTCAGGACATCATACAGCTCATCGGTCTTCCTGCCGCAGGATGCCAGACTACAGCACGCCGCCGGCCAACCAGTAGACAGGACAACCTACCTGGTGGCAGGGACGATGAAGCCACG TGGAGGGGCCTGCCAGCTGGACGGAGCGgtgaagcaggaggagcaggaggcgCAGCAGGAAGAGGTTCAGGCAGCTGTGCAGAGAGTGTGGAGGTCAGCAGAGACCCGAAAGGACCTCACAGATGAGGACGACCAGGAGGAAGAAGAGCTGAGCTTCACACATGAAGAAAAGGAAGATCTCCACTTCATGACAGAGGAGAGacaaaaggaggaagaagaagagcagaggatGCTGTATGAG AGGTCAATGGAGGACAGAGACCGGAGAACTGAGGAGGTGAACAGGAGGTCTGAAGCTTCTCTTTGCAGCAGcaaagcagctgcagcaggcgaGGAGCCATTAAACTGCTACGGTCCCATGAGCCCGACGTTCAAG AAACTCCTCATTCAGTTTTACCCA GATGAAGTGAACAGCAGAGTCTCAACAGACGGTAAATGCACG ATCACAGAGCGAACAGAGTCTCTGAGAAAAAG CACCAGCAATATAAAGAAAACGCCACCACCTGTCCCTGTTTCCAAGATTGACAAGAGACTGGAGCAGTACACACATGCTCTCGAG cTTTCCTCAAAGGAAGGCAGATCAGGCGTTCAGGTGCTGACGGATCTGATGAGTCCAACCGAACCCGTCGCCTCCAAAAAGAACCTGTTTGAGGCCGGAGACGCCTGGAATCAAAACGCCATCTCAGTCACGCCATCTAAG GATGCAGATGGTTTAAAAGTCGGAGTGGCTGATCTCATCAACCAGTGGGTGaaaggaggagaagatggaAGCAGGTGCAGCTCACCCTCCAAACCAGCA GACATTAAACCTGGTGATGTTTTAAACAAGAAGAACTTATGGGAGGGTCTCACTGACACTTTATCCCCTGGAAAGGAAGGCAAA GAGAGCTCTGCTGGTAAAAGATACAAATTTGTGGTGACGGGTCACGGAAAGTACGAGAAGGTTTCTGTTGACGACTGCGGTGAAGATGCAAACTGCCAGTCAG